Proteins encoded together in one Priestia aryabhattai window:
- a CDS encoding S66 peptidase family protein produces the protein MIKPERLQKGDTVAVIAPASPPNQHNLKKGIAYLKEIGLNVVTGAHLYKKNGYLAGTDEQRAADIHAMFANKEVKAIICACGGYGTARLASQLNYDLIKRNPKIFWGYSDITFLHTAIHQRTGLVTFHGPMLSSDIGKEEVHIETKQTIYQLFSHRSFCYTDQISQLEAICEGEATGQLIGGNLTLLVSTLGTPFELDTKNRILFIEDIDEEPYEIDRMMTQLYMANKLQDAAGIIIGDFHNCYPRKRTESLSLEEALTSYLTSLKKPVMRGFRIGHCSPQTAVAIGSYATMSTYERMVEFESGITLPKDKVER, from the coding sequence ATGATAAAACCTGAACGATTACAAAAAGGTGATACAGTAGCTGTTATTGCACCTGCTAGTCCGCCTAATCAGCACAATCTAAAAAAAGGAATAGCATATTTAAAAGAAATAGGATTAAACGTAGTAACAGGTGCGCATTTATATAAAAAAAACGGGTACTTGGCAGGGACTGATGAACAGCGAGCAGCCGATATACATGCGATGTTTGCCAATAAGGAAGTAAAGGCAATTATCTGTGCATGCGGAGGGTATGGAACGGCTAGACTTGCATCACAATTAAATTACGATTTAATTAAGCGAAACCCCAAAATTTTTTGGGGATATAGCGATATTACGTTTTTACATACGGCTATTCATCAGCGCACAGGTTTGGTAACCTTTCACGGGCCAATGCTTTCATCAGATATCGGAAAAGAAGAGGTTCATATAGAAACGAAGCAAACGATTTATCAATTGTTTTCTCATCGTTCTTTTTGCTATACGGATCAAATCAGTCAGCTCGAAGCTATTTGTGAAGGAGAAGCAACTGGGCAGCTAATAGGAGGAAATCTCACTTTGCTAGTAAGCACGCTTGGCACACCATTTGAACTAGATACAAAAAATCGAATTTTATTTATTGAAGATATTGATGAAGAACCGTATGAAATTGACCGTATGATGACACAGCTGTACATGGCCAATAAATTGCAGGATGCAGCGGGAATTATTATCGGAGATTTTCATAACTGCTATCCTAGAAAACGTACAGAGTCGCTTTCATTAGAAGAGGCGTTAACAAGTTACCTTACTTCTTTAAAAAAGCCTGTTATGAGAGGGTTTCGCATCGGACATTGCTCTCCTCAAACAGCTGTGGCGATTGGAAGTTATGCCACGATGTCGACTTATGAACGAATGGTGGAATTCGAATCGGGTATTACATTACCAAAAGATAAAGTCGAACGCTAA
- a CDS encoding bifunctional diguanylate cyclase/phosphodiesterase: MNHHTHLLEGMYNELLVTLSFLIAITAAYASFGLANRVKISRAKFIQFWLISGAFTLGVGIWSMHFIAMLAFHLPVDVSYNLWFVLLSILGAITGCYIGFYLIHKQKKSMKALTIAGSFMGAGIAFMHYSGMMAMEPIMISYNPFIIFLSILIAITAFNTALWLGFYSKLNEGKLTVFAKLICSTIMGIAVAGMHYTGMLAASFSGISMSEQSNGFALNPIYLSAVIIFFIVCLFTAVFLTIFMDRRVQKQEVLKGAFFESALDAILVIDEKRHILSLNYAAETLFSLKASDVIGSDVVKLLPFYKFSSLQDGRTEHSLSISNREVTVEITVRAVAIEETVEYMLYIRNMTQEREAEKTLIEAKNRYENLFYSSPLAIMVHREEEVVSVNDAMIQLLGVTEDQLVGKSLYDFFSSEQVPDIKKGLKAVKDRKGEPKPPLAQLKMFNASGKELFLEVKSTLIQINGETLFQTVTRDVTEQKKAQESLQYMAFHDMLTDLPNRSMFSNIVEKSIDVAAASGKKLHFLFLDLDRFKQVNDTLGHHAGDQLMLQVVDRMKSCLRNQDVLSRFGGDEFLVLLYDRTDEEVKKICQSLNDCLSTPFVLLSRDVYLGVSIGVSLFPKDGKSLEVLVRHADLAMYEVKKQGRNHYLFYQKEMQVHTTRRMRIEDGLRKAFELGEMELHYQPKVNIQSGHIVGVEALIRWTHAEMGVISPAEFIPIAEETGVIVTLTKWVLKKACHQNKYWQLQGLPPLKMSVNISSVDFGTTDFVDYVLDVLHEVELESRYLELEITESVTMKQVEQTIEKLQILKDAGVFISIDDFGSGYSSFSYIQKLPIHTLKIDRSFIKDLDPNTTEVSIVRAIITLAKSLQLSVVAEGVEEVEQVELLHKEKCDEVQGYYFSKPISAEEFYEKFHKIEEKMEFVH; the protein is encoded by the coding sequence ATGAATCATCATACACATTTACTAGAAGGGATGTACAATGAGTTACTCGTTACACTCTCTTTCCTTATCGCTATTACTGCGGCGTACGCTTCTTTTGGATTAGCTAATCGTGTGAAAATTTCCCGGGCAAAATTTATTCAGTTTTGGTTAATCAGCGGGGCATTTACATTGGGAGTAGGCATTTGGTCAATGCATTTTATCGCAATGCTTGCTTTTCACTTGCCTGTAGATGTTTCATACAATTTATGGTTTGTTCTTCTCTCAATCTTGGGAGCGATAACGGGATGTTATATAGGCTTCTACCTCATTCACAAACAAAAGAAAAGTATGAAGGCACTCACCATTGCAGGGAGCTTTATGGGAGCTGGAATTGCTTTTATGCACTATTCCGGCATGATGGCAATGGAGCCAATTATGATTTCATATAATCCATTTATCATTTTTCTCTCTATTCTCATTGCTATTACTGCTTTTAATACAGCTTTGTGGCTTGGATTTTATTCAAAGCTAAATGAAGGGAAGCTTACCGTTTTTGCTAAGCTTATTTGTTCTACTATTATGGGCATTGCTGTTGCCGGTATGCACTATACGGGCATGCTGGCAGCTTCTTTTTCAGGAATATCAATGTCTGAACAATCAAACGGTTTTGCCTTAAATCCAATATATTTATCCGCCGTTATTATTTTTTTTATTGTATGCCTATTTACGGCTGTGTTTTTAACAATTTTTATGGATCGACGCGTACAAAAACAAGAAGTTTTAAAGGGGGCTTTTTTTGAATCCGCACTGGATGCTATTTTGGTGATTGATGAAAAAAGACATATTTTATCGCTCAATTATGCAGCAGAAACGCTTTTCTCTCTTAAAGCATCAGATGTGATCGGGAGTGATGTTGTTAAGCTGCTTCCCTTTTATAAATTTTCTTCTCTACAAGACGGACGAACTGAGCATTCCCTTTCGATAAGTAATAGAGAAGTTACGGTTGAGATAACGGTGAGGGCGGTAGCGATTGAAGAGACGGTTGAGTATATGCTGTATATCCGCAATATGACGCAAGAGCGTGAAGCGGAAAAAACGTTGATTGAAGCAAAAAATCGCTATGAAAACTTGTTTTACTCCTCTCCATTGGCAATTATGGTCCATCGAGAAGAAGAGGTCGTGTCTGTTAATGATGCTATGATTCAGCTTTTAGGAGTAACTGAAGACCAGCTGGTTGGTAAATCGTTATATGATTTCTTTTCATCTGAACAAGTTCCTGATATTAAAAAAGGATTAAAGGCAGTAAAGGATAGAAAAGGTGAGCCAAAGCCTCCGTTAGCTCAGTTGAAAATGTTTAATGCGTCAGGTAAGGAACTCTTTTTAGAAGTAAAATCTACGCTCATTCAAATTAATGGAGAGACGCTTTTTCAGACAGTAACTAGAGATGTAACGGAGCAAAAAAAAGCTCAAGAATCGCTTCAATATATGGCTTTTCACGACATGCTAACAGATTTACCAAATCGAAGTATGTTTTCAAACATTGTAGAGAAATCCATTGATGTAGCAGCTGCTTCAGGAAAAAAACTTCATTTCTTATTTTTAGATCTAGATCGTTTCAAACAGGTAAATGACACACTTGGTCATCATGCTGGGGATCAGCTTATGCTTCAGGTTGTCGATCGAATGAAGAGCTGCCTAAGAAACCAAGATGTGCTTTCGCGTTTTGGAGGGGATGAGTTTTTAGTTTTACTGTATGATAGGACGGATGAAGAAGTAAAAAAAATCTGTCAATCATTAAATGACTGCTTATCCACTCCCTTTGTATTGCTATCGAGAGATGTTTATTTAGGGGTAAGCATCGGAGTTAGTTTATTTCCTAAAGATGGAAAGTCGCTTGAAGTGCTAGTTCGACATGCTGATTTAGCGATGTACGAAGTCAAAAAACAAGGGCGTAATCATTATCTGTTTTATCAAAAAGAAATGCAGGTTCATACTACGCGACGAATGAGAATTGAAGATGGTTTACGCAAGGCTTTTGAGTTGGGAGAAATGGAGCTTCACTATCAGCCGAAAGTCAATATTCAAAGTGGCCATATTGTTGGAGTGGAAGCTTTGATCCGGTGGACTCATGCCGAGATGGGCGTCATTTCTCCTGCAGAGTTTATTCCGATTGCTGAAGAAACAGGCGTTATTGTTACATTGACGAAATGGGTATTAAAAAAAGCGTGCCATCAAAATAAATATTGGCAGCTGCAAGGACTTCCTCCATTAAAAATGAGTGTGAACATATCAAGCGTGGATTTTGGTACAACTGATTTTGTTGATTATGTGTTAGATGTCTTGCATGAAGTAGAGTTAGAATCACGATATTTAGAACTTGAAATTACAGAGAGTGTAACGATGAAGCAAGTTGAGCAAACAATTGAAAAGCTACAAATCTTAAAAGATGCAGGAGTATTTATTTCGATTGATGATTTTGGCTCAGGATACTCCTCGTTCAGCTATATTCAGAAGTTGCCTATTCATACGCTGAAAATTGACCGGTCTTTTATTAAAGATTTAGATCCTAATACAACGGAAGTATCGATTGTCAGAGCCATTATTACATTAGCCAAAAGTTTGCAGCTATCCGTCGTAGCGGAAGGTGTAGAAGAAGTTGAACAAGTAGAACTTCTTCATAAAGAAAAATGTGATGAAGTGCAAGGATATTATTTCTCCAAACCGATTTCAGCTGAGGAATTTTATGAGAAATTTCATAAAATCGAAGAAAAAATGGAATTTGTTCATTAA
- a CDS encoding FecCD family ABC transporter permease — MTNLVQKQKINKYIVLVASVCLLIIGMILHVAVGSSAVSFTEVIKAIFVPDDSKQTTIVQTLRLPRAVLAALIGASLAAAGALMQAITRNSLASPQVFGVNAGASLAIVIAFILFPDLTSQSTVYIAFLGAALGGITVYLFASGGKTTHVKLALAGMAVHLFLSSLTQGVIVLNEQATDVLYWLVGSINGKDWTHVKILLPWSFLGLLLAFVSSRSISILVLGENMATGLGEKVKWIRFFAGILVIMLAGASVAVAGPIGFVGLIVPHIARKLVGGDYQRILPFSALLGAILLVYADVLSRFIAYPFESPVGIVTALIGAPFFLYLARKGRNIKQ; from the coding sequence ATGACAAATCTTGTCCAAAAGCAGAAAATAAATAAATACATTGTGTTGGTAGCTAGCGTTTGTTTGTTAATCATCGGAATGATTTTACATGTGGCTGTGGGATCTTCTGCTGTTAGCTTTACAGAAGTAATTAAGGCAATTTTTGTTCCTGATGACTCTAAGCAGACAACGATCGTACAGACGCTTAGGTTGCCAAGGGCTGTGCTGGCAGCTCTTATTGGAGCCAGCTTGGCAGCTGCTGGAGCATTGATGCAAGCTATTACACGAAATTCGCTTGCTTCACCCCAAGTTTTTGGGGTGAATGCTGGTGCTTCATTAGCGATTGTAATAGCTTTTATTTTATTTCCTGACCTTACCTCTCAATCAACTGTGTATATTGCCTTTTTAGGAGCAGCTTTAGGGGGAATAACTGTTTATTTGTTCGCATCAGGCGGAAAGACAACTCATGTGAAACTAGCACTTGCCGGAATGGCTGTGCATTTATTTTTATCGTCACTTACTCAAGGAGTAATTGTGCTAAATGAACAAGCTACGGACGTTTTGTATTGGCTTGTAGGTTCTATTAACGGGAAAGACTGGACTCATGTAAAAATTCTTTTACCTTGGTCGTTTCTAGGTCTTCTCCTAGCTTTTGTATCATCTCGTTCTATATCGATCCTAGTATTAGGAGAAAATATGGCAACAGGGTTAGGAGAAAAGGTAAAATGGATTCGCTTTTTTGCAGGTATACTAGTCATTATGCTCGCCGGTGCATCTGTTGCCGTTGCGGGGCCAATTGGATTTGTAGGTCTCATTGTACCTCATATAGCTAGGAAATTGGTAGGGGGAGACTACCAGCGAATCCTGCCATTTTCAGCTCTATTAGGAGCCATTTTGCTTGTTTATGCCGATGTACTGTCTCGTTTCATTGCATATCCTTTTGAGTCGCCAGTAGGGATTGTAACAGCTCTTATTGGAGCTCCTTTCTTTTTATACCTTGCTAGAAAAGGGAGGAATATTAAGCAATGA
- a CDS encoding ABC transporter substrate-binding protein, producing MKQVKKIRLASIAAIVSILFVLAGCGSNQNSSEENSDNSQKVSVQHELGKTKVPKNPKKVVVLELSFVDALQALGMKPVGIADDNKKDMIEKLVGGKIDYTSVGTRQQPNLEVISSLQPDLIIADVQRHKAIYKELNKIAPTIELKSRESTYEENIDSFKTIAKAVGKEKKAEQRLNEHEETISKLKNELKEESGQTVLPAVVRDTSFQAHTSSSYDGEFLEKLGLKNAVQNKEAYAEMNLEQLSDINPDILILANNEGKLVTDEWKTNPLWENLKAVKNDKVFVVDRDLWTRFRGVISAEAIGKDTVKLLNNKQQ from the coding sequence ATGAAGCAAGTTAAAAAGATCAGACTTGCCAGTATAGCTGCTATTGTTTCTATTTTATTTGTTCTAGCAGGATGCGGGTCAAATCAAAATTCGTCCGAAGAAAATTCAGATAATAGTCAAAAGGTATCTGTTCAGCATGAGCTTGGGAAAACGAAAGTTCCTAAAAATCCAAAAAAAGTAGTTGTCCTTGAACTATCCTTTGTAGATGCTTTGCAAGCCTTAGGAATGAAGCCAGTAGGAATTGCAGACGACAACAAAAAAGATATGATTGAAAAACTCGTAGGTGGGAAGATCGATTATACTTCAGTAGGAACACGTCAACAGCCAAATTTAGAAGTAATTAGTTCCCTGCAGCCGGACTTAATTATTGCCGATGTGCAGCGTCATAAAGCAATCTATAAAGAATTAAACAAAATTGCACCTACAATTGAATTGAAAAGCCGTGAATCTACATATGAAGAAAATATAGACTCATTTAAAACAATTGCGAAAGCAGTAGGAAAAGAAAAAAAAGCAGAACAGCGCTTAAATGAGCATGAAGAAACAATTTCAAAATTAAAAAATGAGTTAAAAGAAGAAAGTGGTCAGACAGTCTTACCAGCAGTTGTCAGAGATACTTCTTTCCAAGCGCATACGTCTTCTTCTTATGATGGAGAGTTCCTTGAAAAGCTAGGTTTGAAGAACGCTGTGCAAAACAAAGAAGCATATGCTGAGATGAATTTAGAACAGTTGTCAGACATTAATCCAGATATTTTAATCCTAGCAAATAACGAAGGCAAACTTGTAACGGATGAATGGAAAACAAATCCTCTTTGGGAAAATTTAAAAGCTGTTAAAAATGATAAAGTGTTTGTAGTAGACCGTGATTTATGGACAAGATTCCGAGGAGTGATTTCAGCTGAGGCAATTGGAAAAGATACGGTTAAGTTACTAAACAATAAGCAGCAGTAA
- a CDS encoding GNAT family N-acetyltransferase — protein sequence MRVYLSPLQKKDASKVFAYWSDEEVTRYMNIEPFTTLYQAESMIALLQSLMKEGKATRYAIRLKTSDEIIGTCGLNRIDYGEKQAEIGYDLGRPFWKKGLMTEALCLLLEKAFEEFHIQEIEAKVDPNNKDSITLLKKFSFQLEETYESDDCTCLYTVKKEKVSAILPGRSKGKK from the coding sequence ATGAGGGTATATTTATCCCCTCTTCAAAAAAAAGATGCTTCTAAAGTTTTTGCGTATTGGTCGGATGAAGAGGTTACTAGATATATGAATATTGAGCCGTTTACGACGCTTTATCAGGCGGAAAGCATGATTGCACTTCTACAAAGTTTGATGAAAGAAGGGAAAGCAACACGCTATGCTATTCGATTAAAAACTTCAGATGAGATCATTGGAACCTGCGGTCTAAACCGTATTGATTATGGTGAAAAGCAAGCAGAGATAGGCTATGATTTAGGCAGACCTTTTTGGAAAAAAGGCCTCATGACAGAAGCGCTCTGCCTTTTGCTAGAAAAAGCTTTTGAAGAGTTTCATATACAAGAAATTGAAGCAAAAGTTGATCCTAATAATAAAGATTCAATTACTCTTTTAAAAAAATTCTCGTTTCAACTAGAAGAGACGTATGAGTCAGATGATTGTACTTGTCTATACACCGTCAAAAAAGAGAAAGTGAGCGCGATATTGCCAGGACGTTCAAAAGGTAAGAAGTAA
- a CDS encoding serine hydrolase, translating into MMERTRAKIEDAVTKWKRNNNGLIRIHIEGEESIQINSFIKQRAASTIKLLLAIETFRQIDEGILALTSVIQRTEKNTVGGTGVLRALPLLVHIKVEELLTLMMIVSDNTATNELISLVEFEKINECAKNLGLKKTVLNRYMMDETAVKRGIDNYTCASDVVKCLREIYEGNLLQKSSREKIIRMLERQQFQHKLPARIGPAFQVANKTGELQGAEHDSAILIRGNETYYAVVLIDGLSDNEQGRRLIADIGYLLSSNI; encoded by the coding sequence ATGATGGAAAGAACAAGAGCGAAAATAGAAGATGCAGTTACTAAATGGAAGCGTAATAATAATGGACTAATACGTATTCATATTGAAGGAGAAGAATCCATACAGATTAATTCTTTTATTAAACAAAGAGCAGCAAGTACAATCAAGCTACTGCTTGCAATAGAAACGTTTCGTCAAATTGATGAGGGCATCTTGGCTTTAACATCTGTCATTCAAAGAACGGAAAAAAACACGGTTGGTGGAACAGGCGTACTTAGAGCTCTGCCACTGTTGGTACACATTAAAGTGGAAGAGCTGCTTACCCTTATGATGATTGTATCTGACAACACAGCTACAAATGAGCTCATTTCTTTAGTAGAATTTGAAAAAATTAACGAATGTGCTAAAAATCTAGGATTAAAGAAAACCGTTTTAAACCGCTATATGATGGATGAAACAGCTGTTAAAAGAGGGATTGATAATTATACCTGTGCCTCTGACGTAGTAAAGTGTCTAAGGGAAATATATGAAGGAAACCTTTTGCAAAAATCTAGTCGTGAAAAAATAATTAGAATGTTAGAAAGGCAGCAGTTTCAACATAAGCTTCCAGCACGTATAGGACCAGCGTTTCAAGTTGCAAATAAGACTGGAGAACTACAGGGAGCAGAACATGATAGTGCTATTCTCATTCGAGGTAATGAAACTTATTATGCCGTTGTTTTGATAGATGGACTAAGTGACAATGAACAGGGAAGGAGATTAATTGCTGATATTGGATACCTTCTGTCATCTAACATCTAA
- a CDS encoding ABC transporter ATP-binding protein, translated as MTMNHLLEVKQMSKYFPIANKQVLKAVDGVSFHISKGETFGLVGESGCGKSTAGRTIIGLYNRTSGEVLYKGKNVHELSEKEKFAFHRNMQMIFQDPYASLNPRSTVKEIISEPMEVHGLYSNKKEMLNRVYELLEDVGLNRDHANRYPHEFSGGQRQRIGIARALALNPECIIADEPISALDVSVQAQVVNLLKKLQKEKGLTYLFIAHDLSMVKHISNRIGVMYLGHLVELTTSSELYQKPLHPYTQALLSAIPIPDPDVEDNRKRIVLKGELPSPINPPSGCVFNTRCPLAVAACKNQKPEWQEVEDNHFVACHLYNQEIMSNNYIETAATK; from the coding sequence ATGACGATGAATCATTTGTTAGAAGTAAAACAGATGAGTAAATATTTTCCAATTGCCAATAAGCAGGTTTTGAAAGCAGTAGACGGTGTGTCTTTTCATATTTCGAAAGGAGAAACCTTTGGACTTGTTGGTGAATCCGGCTGCGGAAAATCAACTGCCGGGCGAACAATCATTGGGTTGTATAACCGTACATCGGGAGAGGTGCTTTATAAGGGAAAAAATGTGCATGAGCTATCAGAGAAAGAGAAATTTGCTTTTCATCGTAATATGCAAATGATTTTTCAAGATCCATATGCTTCATTAAACCCTCGTTCTACCGTGAAGGAGATTATCTCAGAACCAATGGAGGTTCACGGACTTTATTCGAATAAAAAAGAGATGCTGAACCGCGTGTATGAGCTGCTAGAAGATGTTGGGCTAAATCGTGATCATGCCAATCGCTATCCTCATGAATTCAGCGGCGGGCAGCGTCAGCGCATAGGGATTGCGAGAGCTTTAGCATTAAATCCAGAATGCATTATTGCAGACGAACCTATTTCTGCTTTAGATGTGTCTGTACAGGCTCAAGTAGTTAATTTATTAAAAAAACTCCAAAAAGAAAAAGGGTTAACTTATTTATTTATTGCACATGACTTATCGATGGTAAAGCATATAAGCAATCGTATTGGAGTTATGTATTTAGGGCATTTAGTAGAATTAACAACAAGTTCGGAGCTGTATCAAAAACCGCTTCACCCTTACACTCAAGCTCTACTATCAGCTATCCCTATTCCTGATCCTGATGTTGAGGATAATCGGAAGCGAATTGTTCTTAAAGGAGAATTGCCAAGTCCAATTAACCCTCCCTCTGGCTGCGTGTTTAATACGCGTTGTCCTCTTGCAGTAGCAGCCTGCAAAAATCAAAAGCCAGAGTGGCAGGAAGTTGAAGACAATCACTTTGTGGCCTGTCACTTGTACAACCAAGAGATAATGAGTAACAACTATATTGAAACAGCCGCGACAAAATGA
- a CDS encoding C40 family peptidase: protein MDKKLYYVCVAVATVWTSYNSSREIDDNATSAPVKLDKWLEQLTYTHRLELCEKNLVQTQLLLGEEVYVTEMKDKWAKIVIPSQFSSKDERGYPGWVPFHQLISQAEYSPLCGPTAVVSSKIATLQLAEEALQISYQTQLSLLKEEKGWLEVQTPVGNGRIKRQDAVVIEDRNRKVTKGTGDMIIAAGEQFLNLPYLWGGMSAWGYDCSGFAYATHKANGYLIPRDATDQARQGKEVELASIQPGDLLFFAHEKGKGSIHHVGIYYGKGKMLHSPKTGKTVELIELIGTLYEEELCAARRYY, encoded by the coding sequence GTGGATAAAAAACTGTATTACGTCTGTGTGGCTGTGGCGACTGTTTGGACTTCCTATAACTCTAGCAGAGAAATAGATGACAATGCAACAAGTGCTCCAGTAAAACTAGATAAATGGCTAGAGCAATTAACGTATACACATCGGTTGGAGCTTTGTGAGAAAAATTTAGTTCAAACACAGCTGTTACTAGGAGAAGAAGTATATGTAACGGAAATGAAAGATAAATGGGCAAAAATCGTCATTCCTTCTCAGTTTTCTTCTAAAGATGAAAGAGGATATCCCGGGTGGGTTCCTTTTCACCAACTGATTTCTCAAGCTGAATATTCTCCGCTATGTGGACCAACGGCAGTGGTATCATCAAAGATTGCAACACTACAGCTAGCGGAAGAAGCCCTGCAAATTAGTTATCAAACGCAGCTGTCTCTTTTAAAAGAAGAGAAAGGGTGGCTAGAGGTTCAAACGCCGGTTGGGAATGGAAGAATAAAACGTCAAGATGCTGTTGTAATAGAGGATAGAAACCGTAAAGTGACAAAAGGAACTGGCGATATGATTATTGCAGCAGGAGAACAGTTTTTGAATCTTCCATATTTATGGGGTGGCATGAGTGCCTGGGGATACGATTGTTCCGGATTTGCTTATGCTACTCATAAAGCAAACGGATATCTTATTCCAAGAGATGCCACAGATCAAGCAAGGCAAGGGAAAGAAGTAGAATTAGCCTCTATTCAACCTGGAGATTTGCTGTTTTTCGCTCATGAAAAAGGTAAAGGATCTATCCATCATGTCGGTATTTATTATGGCAAAGGAAAAATGCTTCATTCACCTAAAACGGGTAAAACCGTGGAACTGATTGAATTAATAGGAACGCTTTATGAAGAAGAACTGTGCGCAGCCCGGCGCTATTATTAG
- a CDS encoding TIGR03943 family putative permease subunit codes for MIRILILIGFTFIFMHLHATGDISKYINMKYSWISLCTIFVLWFLTIAELIFYMIGPKKHDDGCSCGCAHNHQESKWKRRAWYPIYILPVLTVLFLPVATLDSNIVEAKGFHFPIYDKKEPYSSHQFLQPDTSSFYGEEAYDQMIHRDLKKFSKGENINLEDEEFLNAMETIYRYPGEFSGKTISFKGFMYQTKELKKNQYFLFRFGIIHCIADSGVFGMLIEFPDDVAFKNDDWATVTGEVSTMYYQPFKKTIPVLKVTKVKREQVPKDPYVYRNNQ; via the coding sequence ATGATTCGTATTTTAATTTTAATAGGGTTTACGTTCATCTTCATGCACCTTCATGCAACTGGGGATATCTCAAAATATATTAATATGAAATATTCTTGGATTTCATTGTGTACCATCTTTGTACTTTGGTTTTTAACCATCGCCGAATTAATCTTTTACATGATAGGTCCTAAAAAACATGATGATGGTTGTAGCTGTGGATGCGCCCATAACCATCAAGAAAGCAAATGGAAACGAAGAGCATGGTACCCAATTTATATTTTACCTGTACTCACTGTCTTATTTTTACCTGTCGCAACCCTGGATTCTAATATTGTTGAAGCTAAAGGGTTTCATTTTCCTATTTATGATAAAAAAGAGCCTTATTCTTCTCATCAATTTTTACAGCCGGACACAAGTTCTTTTTACGGCGAAGAAGCCTATGATCAAATGATTCATCGTGACCTTAAAAAATTTTCTAAAGGAGAGAATATCAACTTAGAAGATGAGGAATTTTTAAATGCAATGGAAACTATTTACCGATATCCTGGTGAATTCAGTGGCAAAACCATTTCTTTTAAAGGATTTATGTATCAAACGAAGGAGTTGAAAAAGAATCAGTATTTTCTCTTTCGCTTCGGTATTATTCATTGTATTGCAGATTCAGGAGTGTTTGGAATGCTCATTGAGTTTCCAGATGACGTTGCTTTTAAAAATGATGACTGGGCAACTGTTACGGGCGAAGTTAGTACAATGTACTATCAGCCGTTCAAAAAAACCATTCCTGTTTTGAAAGTAACAAAAGTGAAGCGTGAGCAGGTTCCAAAGGACCCTTATGTATATCGAAATAACCAATAA
- a CDS encoding permease — MNSSLLQMNTIFISILIEALPFVLLGVIISGIIQIFVTDEMMARVIPKNKIGAVLLASVIGALFPACECGIVPITRRLMAKGVPLYAAIPFMLTGPIINPVVLFSTFVAFGNDWKIVLYRTGVAFIVSLLVGLILSFQFKTPQTKREVHLHTSPKKISAKVSEAIRHTIDEFFSVGKFLIIGGLIAAGMQTFVKTSTLFSLGQGDVSSNAVMMGLAYVLSLCSSADAFIASSFRSTFTDSAIVSFLVFGPMFDIKNTLMMLSQFKTKFVFTLSAYVFILVLIVSILIVH, encoded by the coding sequence GTGAATTCGTCTCTATTACAAATGAATACTATATTTATTAGTATTCTCATCGAAGCCCTTCCTTTTGTATTGTTGGGCGTGATCATTTCAGGAATTATTCAAATTTTTGTAACTGATGAAATGATGGCTCGAGTTATTCCTAAAAATAAAATAGGTGCCGTCCTATTAGCTAGTGTAATTGGAGCTCTTTTTCCAGCCTGTGAATGTGGAATTGTTCCTATTACTAGACGTTTAATGGCAAAAGGAGTTCCTCTTTACGCTGCTATTCCTTTTATGTTAACAGGTCCTATTATTAATCCAGTTGTTTTATTTTCTACCTTTGTAGCCTTCGGAAATGATTGGAAAATAGTATTGTATCGTACAGGAGTAGCTTTTATTGTTTCCTTACTTGTAGGTCTCATTTTAAGTTTTCAGTTTAAAACACCTCAGACGAAACGTGAGGTTCACCTGCATACTTCCCCCAAAAAAATAAGTGCGAAGGTTTCAGAAGCTATCCGTCATACTATTGATGAGTTTTTTTCTGTTGGGAAATTTCTGATTATCGGAGGGTTAATTGCAGCCGGGATGCAGACGTTTGTTAAGACATCTACTTTATTTTCATTAGGACAAGGAGATGTTTCATCAAATGCGGTAATGATGGGACTTGCATACGTATTATCGCTTTGTTCTTCTGCAGATGCGTTTATCGCTTCCTCGTTTCGCAGTACGTTTACAGACAGTGCTATTGTTTCATTCTTGGTATTCGGTCCAATGTTTGACATTAAGAATACGCTGATGATGCTAAGCCAGTTTAAGACTAAATTTGTCTTTACACTTTCGGCTTATGTCTTTATTTTAGTACTTATTGTTTCGATTTTAATTGTTCATTAA